The genomic segment CCATACTTATTTCAGTTTGGTTTATTATCAGGAGaaagattgagaaaaaaaaaacactcattGCTTACTTAGCTGTTACATCTCTGATATTGATGAATTATAGTTTTAATGCTTTTGGTATGGATAAATAGCTAAAGTTCTTTATTACATCCTATAAATGTAGATCAGtagatatatctatatatatgtatggatGCCTTTTGTGTATGAAAGAATTGTAGAAATTTTAGAAATAAATTTATCAATGATGGTTCTATGATTATTCTTGGATTCGATTATTAGAATTTAATAGTTTATTCATTATCACAAGTGTTTATATAATCTAATTTTAAATATGTTTAGCTTTATTGATATTATCATAcatatgtggatatatatattaattagtttaaagttttatattggtaTGCAGTTTAGACTAATCTCCTTATGAATATATATctatagagagaaagagaagaaaagatcTGTCATATgtctataaaaaaattaaaatttctaaGCACATGAATGATACTCTGTTATTAGCAATTAGTTAGTTCTTTTTATATATGCATAAATAGAATAAACAATAAGAAGACATGTCTGGCAGTTAGAAATTGACTTACCACTgttggtctttttttttttttttatgctacTCCACTCCATCTTATTGTATATAAGTCATAGGGACGTTGGATTGGGATTACTTCTTAAATTCCTTGAGAGATTCGATCCATTTACATCTTCTCTTACAGAATCACTCATTTCACACATTTAAACTTAATTTAACAAAAACAGAAAAAGATATATCATATGAGGCCTGTTAACAGTTTCATTTAACATATAAATCAATTTGGTAATGCAATACAATCAATCAGTAAAAATAATCATATTCAGGAACTTAAttgttatattttataatttaggaACTAATTTACTAAATCAAATAGTTTAAGAGGTTGTTatgctaatttttttatttttgaacttgTTAGGAATGAATTTGATGTAAAAGTATAAcagacaaaataataaaaaagagcaAGTCAACCAAGGGTGTAGTTTCTTTTGTCATGGCTTAGTTGATGATCCAGATAAGGGTTCTTTTTTTTAGGCTTTGACAGAGAAAACAAAACCCAGTTCAATATCTGGTTAGGTGAAAATGTTTATCAAGAGATTGGATAAGTAAGATATTTTTTTCTTGGTGTTATGGAGTATATAATATTCTTATTCTAGAACAATGCATTATGCTATATCAGTCAATTAAAACTATTTAAGGTCTGATCAAATTAAGGCAGTAGAAATCCTTAGTAGTTTTTGCATAATCTTAGCAACATTAGATTGTCTTGGCTTGATATGCACATATGAAAGTTAAACTCTATTGGCCTCAAGAGCTGCATTGAGACTACAATTATGGTTAGTTTTTAGAATATCTTTATGCTCTAAATTTGAACTCTTGCAACCACAAACAAATTTCAGATTCCAAATTTACAATTGGCTTAATTGTATTCAAATTATGTGAGCAGTTGCTGCCCTGTTTTCATGAAACTTTTGTActttaaatgatttatttttttccAATTCTCTTCttgaaaatgtgtttctaaatTTATTTGACAAAGCTATTCAAGAGACACTATTATCACCATTCACAGTCCACCAACCATCCCATCCCTGTTCAGGAGGAGTTGTACTGTGTTTACTATTTCATTGCTAGAATACTGGTTCTGTATGTTTCTTTTGCTGCTGGAGTGTTTACTGTTGGAGTGTTTATTACATACTCTTTTCTTTGCTGCCATAGTTACTGTTTTATTGTTGAAAAACTATTATGTGTACTGTGTTTACTGTTTTATTGCTAGAATACTGgtttagtttttttgttttactgCTGGAGTGTTTGGTATTCTGTATGTTCAATCGCTGGttcatttcttatttattttaggCGATTAGCAATAAGtttaaagagatgaggaagaaacAACTCCCACATACATGCAGCAggagaggatatgctcgaacaatggatgacatggtaaaaatttaataaatatttttggtAGCTAAACATAAGAAAATATATGTTCTCTTTCTGAAAAATGTACTTGGATACAGAGTAGGGAAAGCTCAAAACCTGTAACAAGAGTTCAAGCTTTCTTAAAGACACACacaaagaagaatggtgaacctgtgaATGCACAAGCTGCTGAAGTTATTGTAAGTAATTTACCCTTTGTTTGTAGAAACATATGTATTTGTATGCACATAGACTTATTTAACAGTCAACTTGAAATGATTTATAGGAGAAGCTACAAGTTCTTGCAAATGAAAAACCAGATTCATGCACAACACAGAATACTGTACAAGATGCTCTCACTATCATATTTGGTCCTGACAAGAATGGTAGATCATTAGCTAATGGGAGGGGAGTAACTAATACAAAGTTAGCTATTCTAAGAGCAAGAGATGACCATATTTCACAATTGGAATCAAGTCAATCTGAGATGAAGAATAAAATGTCTGAGATGATGAATCTTATTAATACTATTGCAAAAAGTGTAAACATTCAggtaaattaaattaattgactTCTGTTTATTTTACtctattcattgaaaattataaatgacTAAATTATTCTCAAACTTGTAGGGGTTTACTCAACCAAGTGAAGCGGAGTCACACATGCCTTCTCCTATGGTAACTACAATTTTAATTACTACCTATCatttcacttttaattttttaagtatcaatattatctataaataaatatatgttttatcATGTAACAGAGTGTTAATAATCTGAAGTTCACTCCTGAAAACAATGCTTGCAATTTACTTGATTGGAATGGAAGTGGAGAAATTGTTGCAGAAGGTCGATGGTCTTCTAGTGATCCTTTATGTGAGGTGCATCATCTTCGTCTTGGGCCTAATGCAATGAGAGTTTGGGTTGATGTTGCTAAGAAACCTACTGCATATTTATGGAGACCAACATCACATATGAGTACAATTGAAGAAGCGGTTGGTTGCACTGTTGCTTGGCCTTCTAATAAAGTTACAATgaggtaaaatttcatgcaacttaaaaatgatttataaatagTACAACAAATCAGCTGTAGTAACTAATTATATCATCAAAATATATAGGAAATGAACATAATGGATGAAATTCAATTGTTTCTTGGTAGATATCTTTGGTACGTATCTTTGCATAAAATTAACTAATGAATGAACATGTGTTTTCAACTATTTTGGCTACattgttttcttaattttatatatttttcactcTTACAGGTACACAACTAATGAATGAAGTGTAATATTTTGGAGGGACGCCCATGATCAACAAATTATGAATCAGTTTGTTTTAAAACTTTTGCTTATGTATTTTGTCTTGCAATATACTCGTACTTTTGGGATATTGATATTTTAGCTTTATGTAGCGAACATATTAagaatatttgaatttatgttaAGGTATAATTTTTAACGTGTTATATGTTTATCATTTGTTGCAATTATTCATATGTTAAAAGATAGAAAAATATAAAAGTTTTTGTTATGCCATGAAATTGTTCATATGACAATGATTAATGATAACAATAAAGAAACGCTATTAAAAGTAAGGATGATTACAAACAAAAAACGCTATGTCTGATTACTAATTACATTTTCAAAATGCTATTACATATCTTTACATAATGTTTGGAAAATGCTATTAAAGCAAGggtaattacaaacataaaacgctacgactgataactaattacattcttaaaacgCCATTGTATATCTTTACATAACAATTTAAAAACGCTATTCACAGTAAGTacgactacaaacataaaacgcTACGACTTATAATTAATTGCATTTTAAAAACGCTATTGTATATCTTCACATAACGTTTTaaaaacgctattaaaagtaaataatacTACAAACAAAAAACACTATGGTtgataactaattacattttaaaaaCACTATTGTATACCTTTCAACATCATTTCTGCATAACGTTTGaaaaacgctattaaaagtaagtattttcaatttaacataatcaatgacTACATACATAAAACGCTATGACTGAcatctaattatatttttaaaacgcTATTATATATCTTTCAACAGCATTTTTACATCACAATTTAAAAACGCTATGAAAAGGtccagacttttaataacatgggataATATAGCGTTTGTAATAACGCTATCGTTTGTTAAAGACAGCGTTTTAAAAATGCTATGGAATgcagtttttcttgtagtgaattgttttgtttatatttaaataaatataggaTTCGTTGGATATGAGATAATTGTtgttatatataatatgtaattATTGTTATATAGAATATGTCATTTTTTGTCTTCCTTGGAATGTAAGGCGGACACGCGAACGATCGGTTCAATCTATTTCTTTATCTCCCCGTGAATCGTATATTTGTAACAAGAAGGACAAAATTTTCGCAATTCCAATCGACTAGGCGTATAAGGTCGATTTTTTGAGTAATATATCGGGAAATGCCTATTGATTCCTTATTCACGCGGTTTCGAACACAACTGGTACATTCCAAAATACTCGTTACTCGGGCATCTTTACCCCTGGCCACGAACCTCCTTTGGGTTTTTGATTTATTCAactcttctatttttctattttccaATCCGAagcgaagaagaagaaaggaaagaaaaaaaaaatagaatttgctAACTTGAAATCCAATTATTAAAGATTTAGTTGCAATCAATATAGTAGTAATACGTAATATAAAAATTTCTACTTAATATATATTTAGAATTTATAATCGCTGTACAACATTGAAGTTTTTTGTATAATATTGTTGCCACAACTAGTCCATTTTCTCTCAcactattattaattaaatttttagccTGGAAACCCAAGTTCTTAGTTTCACACGGGTGAATCCACTTTTAGTCTTTTTCGAATTTATTTTGAATTCTAAAAATTAAGAAGAGAAGGGGAGGGATTAGTCAAATTTTTTTGATTGtatctttaatttatttttcatcacCCCTTCCCAATTACTATAATGAAAACAAGGGAATATCAACGCATTTGAAAATAAAAGATTGATCTCTATCAataattctaattaattagaaacaaattaattctaatttttggattaattttcaatggtaattttagaattaataggaaaattataaactatggtttattgattattttaataatttggaaaacctaagttggtaattttcaaaagaataaaatactaaaagatttaataatgagtttttaaaatctaaattcgatctccaccgttgatttaataAGGTCGGAATTCAATGAGACCTTATGgcactttgatttcgtctccctatggaaggtgttcactggacttcttaacatggttaaatttcttaggatagatggaccttctatagactcatacCTGCGGTGACTATatgaattaagtctataataatcaaaaccgtGGGTCAAATTTAtgaagtaagaaatatttgtgactctcgcctaccgggacacatgtgtttttgttactttgatcgaatggataggtagttaataaaagtctaggacgttttattaattgagatgtttctctatttaactaagtggatatttgtgactctcgcctaccgggacacatgggttcatagCTAGTTAAACTatctaagaaatagaagataagcgttttagtatttttcttatctgaaaatattttgtatgttatgctatttctaaaaatttgatgAGTGAATGTTAATTTCTACTCagttgataatcgtagctctaggAATCTCACCACATACTCTCTCTAATAtctaaaaggttactctatgATGAGAACCttacgaaatgtttgtccaacatcaacatgttgTTGATTATGGAaaacatcgagttcgtgataatcaaagatattcctatttttcctatgcaacgatcaccaaatccttcaatgaggattgttgatggtggacCGATCAAAGGAAAGAAGGCTAATACTACCAAACATGCTCAAGGAGAAGCTGtcttaagcttcttcttcgaagagcaaatgaggaagaaattcaaacaaaaagaacaagaagtccactggccagacaccaaatgctgcaaagcatccTGGAGCATGGCCCGATTATAATTACACTAAAAAGGAGTGTTTCCAACTGTAAGGAGACTGGGAATTTGAACGAGATTGCCCggtactcaaggcatatggaacccaagataatgaaatatttgtcttggatgcatgtgattttagatgATGATTCTTCGATTTTAGATCATTGGACTatgatctactaaacatgcatatgCCTTTTTACAACCTTTTAGCATTAGGAAAGGCATGAATGATGAAAAGCTAAAACTTGGAATCCgacaagggttgttcgtatcagaCAAGGCCAAATGATACACTTGAaagaattttggaaataaatctattgttttaagacaatgtttattttatttcgcTTTTCagtggaaattttaatttcagttttccttattacatcaacaacaatttgtagttactttcacaagtaataaaatcctatttctttaaatggatatgaattgtggggtggatgtatggaaaatgagctatacctattgcaaccaaACGAACTCTATGTACttaataatgagttgtttaagatagctaaacctaggaccattAAATGACAAAAGGTCAATAATGTTATAAATGACGCACCTTTGGCATCTTcactttggtcatatttgcttgataggattcaaagactaataAAGGTTGGACCTTTGAGGGAAATCACATAGGGTGACTTAcctatttgtgaatcttgtctcgagggcaaaatgacaaagtgtccattctctgtgataggagaaagggccaaagaaacACTAGAGCTAGTATATTCAGATGTGCGGGGATAACCGAATGTTCAAgcaaggggtggttatgagtattttgttaccttcattgacgatttctctagagactcatgtaagtacatAAAGCGTAGAAATTatgagaatttgttaagaagttcaaagaattcattgcgaTGACTTgaaaaccaaattaggtaaaacgttaaagatattgcgatctgataagggtggaggatatttggataatcagaaccaagatcatttaaatGAACTTTGAGAATTGTCTAAAGAAACTGCCCCAGGGACTCTGCAACAAAACGGTGTTGCTGAGCGGCGTTAATTGCCGTtaatgaaaatgtgtgttctatggtaagctatgcatgtatttatgttttctattgtatattattttgtgtaatagggagcatgcatatagacttatataaatgagatcctacacaaggatggtggtatgatacttgtgcaaCCATTCATGCAACATATGATAAAACCTTTTttaaaacctttgaaagtgcaaaggtgggacttgaagtccaaatggaaaatggaaagagatccaaggtacttggaaagggctgcattgatgtgttcttcattaatggaaagaaagtgaccttaactaatgttttctatgttcccgATATGACTAGAAATATTATGAGTGGAAGTTTATTGAGTAAATCCAATATCAAAATTGACTTTGAATTCGTtaaactcactttgactaaattgggcacttttgtgggaaatagttatacatgtgatggaatgatcaaactatgtactcttgatagtgacaataatgatatggAATCTAAATCTTGTAATGTGGTTAATtccaattctattactttgtggcataatagacttgctcataaaGGTTATatcacaattaaaagag from the Humulus lupulus chromosome X, drHumLupu1.1, whole genome shotgun sequence genome contains:
- the LOC133805868 gene encoding uncharacterized protein LOC133805868, translating into MRKKQLPHTCSRRGYARTMDDMSRESSKPVTRVQAFLKTHTKKNGEPVNAQAAEVIEKLQVLANEKPDSCTTQNTVQDALTIIFGPDKNGRSLANGRGVTNTKLAILRARDDHISQLESSQSEMKNKMSEMMNLINTIAKSVNIQGFTQPSEAESHMPSPMSVNNLKFTPENNACNLLDWNGSGEIVAEGRWSSSDPLCEVHHLRLGPNAMRVWVDVAKKPTAYLWRPTSHMSTIEEAVGCTVAWPSNKVTMRYLWYTTNE